One window from the genome of Elusimicrobiota bacterium encodes:
- a CDS encoding class I SAM-dependent methyltransferase — MDTTRFGFGKNWGSYSTTIDDKKIGEAVNSLKSMLKTDTLEGKTFIDIGSGSGLFSLAAKRLGAKKIHSFDYDPNSVETTAKIKSLYYPEDTGWTVEHGDILDTAYLSKLGTYNIVYSWGVLHHTGNMWQTLRNTKNLAATGDSTIFIALYNDQGWQSVVWKTIKRWYNTAPTKLLKTLILYLAFIRLWYPTFIKDLLKLQPGSTWKTYEKNRGMSPWHDVIDWVGGYPFEVARFDDVVSFFHRDGFTLINSIRCYGHGNSEFVFRTQLNK; from the coding sequence ATGGATACCACAAGGTTTGGATTTGGCAAAAACTGGGGTAGTTATTCCACAACAATTGACGACAAAAAAATCGGGGAAGCCGTTAATTCCCTGAAGTCAATGTTGAAGACAGACACGCTGGAAGGTAAAACGTTTATCGATATAGGTTCCGGCAGCGGACTATTTTCATTAGCAGCGAAACGGTTAGGCGCTAAGAAAATCCATTCGTTTGACTACGACCCTAACAGCGTAGAAACTACCGCAAAAATTAAATCCTTATACTACCCGGAAGATACAGGCTGGACGGTTGAACATGGCGATATTCTGGATACAGCATACCTCTCAAAACTTGGTACCTACAACATAGTCTACTCCTGGGGTGTGCTTCATCATACTGGTAATATGTGGCAGACGTTGAGGAATACAAAAAACCTGGCTGCCACCGGGGATAGTACCATCTTTATAGCGTTATACAACGACCAAGGCTGGCAAAGCGTAGTATGGAAAACCATTAAGCGTTGGTATAACACCGCGCCAACCAAATTATTGAAAACACTCATCCTATACCTTGCATTTATCCGTCTCTGGTACCCTACATTCATAAAAGACTTACTCAAACTCCAACCCGGGAGCACATGGAAAACCTACGAAAAAAACCGCGGGATGTCACCCTGGCATGACGTTATTGACTGGGTTGGCGGGTACCCGTTTGAAGTAGCACGGTTTGACGACGTAGTATCATTCTTCCATAGAGACGGGTTTACACTTATAAACTCAATCCGCTGTTACGGCCATGGGAACAGCGAGTTTGTATTCAGAACTCAACTCAATAAATAA